Proteins from one Gossypium raimondii isolate GPD5lz chromosome 8, ASM2569854v1, whole genome shotgun sequence genomic window:
- the LOC105790102 gene encoding casein kinase 1-like protein HD16 isoform X2: MPELRKGVCRGRAKLAQPQQPQETRKQTRNQVRKRAAAAVIEVGRPRTRLAAKRLKEEEEHPQVVVISERESDILKELVKDNKEKEAVMGDDSGGLSANKAAEQEEEGSTAPFPERVQVGGSPMYRIERKLGKGGFGQVFVGRRVSGGNERATGSAAMEVALKFEHRNSKGCSYGPPYEWQVYNALGGSHGVPKVHYKGKQGDYYVMVMDILGPSLWDVWNSSGQTMSAEMVACIAVESLSILEKMHSKGYVHGDVKPENFLLGQPSTPQEKKLFLVDLGLATKWKDGSSGLHVDYDQRPDMFRGTVRYASVHAHLGRTASRRDDLESLAYTLIFLHRGRLPWQGYQGDNKSFLVCKKKMATSPEMLCCFCPPPLKQFLEIVVNMKFDEEPNYSKLISLFEGLIGPNPAVRPINTDGAQKIIYQVGQKRGRLTIDEEDDQPKKKVRLGVPATQWISIYNARLPMKQRYHYNVADARLAQHVEKGMADGLLISCVASYTNLWALIMDAGTGFTSQVYELSPSFLHKEWIMDQWEKNYYISSIAGSSGGSSLVVMSKGTQYTQQSYKVSDSFPFKWINKKWREGFYVTSMATTGSRWGVVMSRNAGFSDQVVELDFLYPSEGIHRRWDNGYRITSTAATSDQAALILSIPKRKPGDETQETLRTSQFPSTHVKEKWAKNLYLACLCYGRTVS; this comes from the exons ATGCCTGAGTTGCGAAAAGGAGTTTGTAGAGGCCGTGCCAAGTTAGCGCAGCCTCAGCAGCCACAAGAAACCCGGAAACAAACAAGGAATCAAGTTCGGAAACGTGCGGCGGCGGCGGTTATTGAGGTAGGTAGGCCAAGGACGAGATTGGCCGCCAAGAGACTaaaggaggaggaggaacaCCCTCAGGTCGTAGTGATTTCTGAGAGAGAGAGCGATATTTTGAAGGAGTTGGTAAAAgacaataaagaaaaagaagctgTGATGGGGGACGATAGCGGTGGGTTGAGTGCTAATAAGGCTGCCGAACAGGAAGAGGAGGGAAGTACTGCACCTTTCCCTGAGAGG GTTCAAGTTGGGGGATCTCCTATGTACAGGATAGAAAGAAAGCTTGGTAAAGGTGGATTTGGCCAGGTGTTTGTTGGAAGACGTGTTAGTGGTGGAAATGAACGTGCAACTGGTTCTGCAGCCATGGAG GTAGCTCTGAAATTTGAGCATAGAAACAGCAAAGGTTGTAGTTATGGTCCTCCTTACGAATGGCAAGTTTACAA TGCTCTAGGTGGTAGTCATGGAGTTCCAAAAGTGCACTACAAAGGAAAGCAAGGAGACTATTATGTGATG GTTATGGACATATTAGGGCCCAGTTTATGGGATGTTTGGAATTCTTCAGGGCAAAC GATGTCTGCAGAAATGGTAGCTTGTATAGCTGTTGAGTCCCTATCTATACTAGAGAAGATGCACTCCAAAGg TTATGTGCATGGGGATGTTAAACCTGAGAACTTTTTACTTGGTCAACCATCCACGCCACAAGAGAAGAAGTTGTTTCTTGTTGACCTTGGATTAG CAACAAAATGGAAAGATGGCAGCAGTGGACTGCATGTTGATTATGATCAACGACCTGATATGTTTAG AGGAACTGTTCGGTATGCAAGTGTCCATGCGCATTTGGGAAGAACTGCTAGCAGAAGAGATGATCTTGAGTCTCTTGCTTATACGCTCATATTTTTACATCGAGGCCGGCTACCATGGCAGGGGTATCAG GGTGACAACAAATCATTCTTAGTCTGCAAAAAGAAAATGGCTACATCACCTGAAATGCTTTGCTGCTTCTGTCCTCCACCACTAAAACAGTTTCTTGAGATTGTggtgaatatgaaatttgatgaGGAACCCAACTACTCCAAACTAATATCGTTATTTGAGGGGTTGATAGGACCAAATCCAGCTGTAAGGCCGATAAACACAGATGGTGCTCAAAAG ATTATTTATCAAGTCGGCCAAAAGCGAGGTAGGTTGACCattgatgaagaggatgatcaaCCCAAGAAGAAGGTTCGTCTTGGTGTTCCTGCTACACAGTGGATTTCAATCTACAATGCAAGACTGCCAATGAAGCAGAG GTATCATTACAATGTGGCAGATGCAAGGTTGGCCCAACACGTGGAGAAAGGAATGGCTGATGGTCTGCTAATAAGCTGTGTGGCATCTTATACCAATCTTTGGGCATTAATTATGGATGCTGGAACTGGTTTCACAAGCCAAGTTTATGAGCTTTCACCATCCTTCTTACACAAG GAGTGGATCATGGATCAGTGGGAGAAGAACTATTACATTAGTTCTATTGCTGGTTCTAGCGGTGGCAGCTCCCTTGTTGTAATGTCCAAAG GCACCCAATACACTCAACAATCTTATAAAGTAAGTGACTCTTTCCCATTTAAGTGGATAAACAAAAAGTGGAGAGAGGGCTTTTACGTAACCTCAATGGCAACTACTGGAAGCCGATGGGGTGTTGTTATGTCTCGCAATGCTGGTTTCAGTGATCAG GTTGttgaacttgattttctctatcCAAGCGAAGGAATCCACAGACGTTGGGATAATGGTTATAGAATCACTTCAACAGCTGCAACTTCAGATCAAGCTGCACTAATCTTGAGCATTCCTAAGCGCAAGCCCGGTGATGAAACTCAAGAAACTTTACGAACATCTCAATTCCCCAGCACACATGTTAAG GAAAAATGGGCAAAAAATCTCTATCTTGCTTGTCTATGCTATGGGAGGACTGTATCATGA